The region ttatcaTAGGGAAAACTATACTGCTTACTGCAACACAAATAATAATACTGCAAATTATTTATGCATTAATTCGACTGGAGAAAAAGAATGTCTTTCTGATTATTATGGTAAAAACTGTTCAACATTTTGCTCAGTTAATaatgaaacattaaaatatatttgcaatgAAATAACTGGTGAAAAACTATGTTTTGATGATTATTATGGTGAAAACTGTTCTGTTTACTGCAACACAAATAGTAATAGtgcaaattatatatgtaataattcgACTGGGGAAAAAGAATCTTTTTCtgattattatgttaaaaactgttaaacattttgtttaactaaCAATGAAACTGACAATTTTCTTTGCAAAGAAGTAACTGTTGAAAAACTATGTTATAATAACTACTATGGAGAAAACTGTTCTGTTTACTGCAACAcatttattggttttaataaCTTAACTGGAAATTTTACATGCGATAAAATTACAGGAAGAAAGTTATGTTTTTCTCATTATTATGCAGAGAGTTGCACAACTTATTGCAATAATAGtagtaaaagattttattgtaataaattcgctggtcaaaaactttgttataaGGGATGGTCTGGTGCATACTGTGAAGTTtatgataaagttttattttttaaatctattagtGGTTGGATTACAAAGATATTTGTTCCACTTgtgtttctttttagttttggaTTTTTTCTGTTTAACAAATCAaggtgttttttgtttttttaatttctttgtttgttataatatttatgattattatctttttggtatgatataaattaatagttatttttatgaatataaaaagtttgaatttattctgatttaaacctttaaacaaaaattgtttcttaaaacttttttcatatgGGTATGAAGATATAAATGTACATATTTTTATGAACTT is a window of Hydra vulgaris chromosome 15, alternate assembly HydraT2T_AEP DNA encoding:
- the LOC136091854 gene encoding EGF-like domain-containing protein comC, with protein sequence MVKKFTSGDLVKPAVTRFATAFLNLQSLFGARNALESFFTSKKWKTTNNETSKYICNEITGEKQCFENYHRENYTAYCNTNNNTANYLCINSTGEKECLSDYYGKNCSTFCSVNNETLKYICNEITGEKLCFDDYYGENCSVYCNTNSNSANYICNNSTGEKESFSDYYVKNC